DNA from Rhodobacteraceae bacterium M382:
GCCGCCTCTGAACTGATGTCCAGCAACATTGATACGGCGCTGTCGGTGGCCGTTGTCCACACCGTCGCAATGACCCTGTCCGGGGGCCTGCTGGCCATTGGGGCCTACACGTGGCTGGGTCTCAAATTTCTCTCCCGAACATGGGTAAACATGGACACTGTCTGGGCGCTCAGCCTGCTGCTGGTGGGTGCCATCGGGCTGTGGACCGCATGGTAACCCGCCCGCGCCCCCCGGCCCCACACCCCCCGGCCCCGAACCCCCGTCTTGTCCGAACCCTGCGCATCCCCTAGGCTGAAGGACTTAACCGGGAGGAATTCAAAGTGTCATTCAGTCAAAGTGATTTAAACGACCTTGCCGCGCGTTACACAGACGCGTGGAATTCAAAACAGCCTGAAAACGTGGCCAACTGCCATGCGGCCAGCAGCAGAATCGTTATCAACCGTGGCGACCCGTCTGTCGGGCATGACGCGTTGACCGAAATGGCCGCAGGGTTTCACACCGACGTTCCCGACCTGGTTTTGAAAAACGATGGCATTCGCGCCGCCGGCAGCCATGTGATCTTCATGTGGACCTTCACCGGACATCACGCCGAAACGGGGAACCCGCTTGATGTGAGCGGCTGGGAAGAATGGGAGCTTGATGGCGATATGAAAATCACCTCGTCCCTGGGGTGGTTCGACGGCGAAGACTACGACCGCCAGGTCGCCGGTTGATCACTGCCGATCGCGTCGTCACATTTGGTGTCGGCGCGATCAGCACACCGGCCCGCGACGCTACCATGCCGGGGCTAACAACACGGCCAACAACACGACCAGCGACACGACCGGCAACGGGGGCCTAAACCCCGACCCGATACAGCCCCATCACCCAGTTTCGGAATATCGCGACCTCGTCGCGTTGCACGGCGCGGTCTTCCACCACCAGATAATGCGACCGGCGTTTGGGCAGCTTGTATTCAAACGGGGCAACCAACAGCCCCTGATCCAGATATTGCCGGGCAAAACTGTCCAGCACCATGGTCACGCCTTCGCCCGTCATCACGATCTGCAACGCGTTGATCGACGAATCCGTGCGCATCCAATCGGTGGCCGCCGTGAACTCCAGCCCATGCAGTTCTGCCAGCTTGCCCCAATCGGTTTCCGACCCGACAATCTGGACCACTTTGGACTGGGCCATCCGGTCAATCGACAGATCCGCTCCGAACGATTTGGCAAATTCGGGATGGCACACCGGCACCGCCGATTCATGCCCCAGATGTGTGGTGTGGGCGTCCTTCCAATCGCCCAACCCGTATCGGATGTCGATGTCCAGATTGTCCTCGTCAAACCGATCCGCCCAGATCGACGTGGTCAGATGCACCAGAATATCCGGATGTGCAGACTGAAACTGCGCCAACCGGGGCGCAATCACCAGCGCAGCACAGGAAATCGACGCCCGCACCCGCACCACCCGTTTGCGTTTTTCCAGAAACAGCCCGGTGGTGGCGGCGATCATTTCATTGAACGATTTGCGGATGGTCTGGGCATAGGCCTGCCCGATGCTGGTCAATTGCACCCCACGGGGCAGGCGCACGAACAGCTGGGTGTTCAGATGTTTCTCCAACAGGCGGATCTGTTGACTGACCGCCGCCGGGGTCAGCTTCAGCTCGTCGGCCGCCGCGGAAAAACTGTTGTGTCGGGCCGCGGTTTCAAAGGCACGCAACCAGGTGACATGGGGCAGATCGGACATTTTGCACACCTGCAATGAAAATGATGCCTTAGGGGTAAAATGGATAGTTTGATTTGTCGATGCCCTTTGCCCAGTCTGCGCCAA
Protein-coding regions in this window:
- a CDS encoding nuclear transport factor 2 family protein — translated: MSFSQSDLNDLAARYTDAWNSKQPENVANCHAASSRIVINRGDPSVGHDALTEMAAGFHTDVPDLVLKNDGIRAAGSHVIFMWTFTGHHAETGNPLDVSGWEEWELDGDMKITSSLGWFDGEDYDRQVAG
- a CDS encoding LysR family transcriptional regulator, translating into MSDLPHVTWLRAFETAARHNSFSAAADELKLTPAAVSQQIRLLEKHLNTQLFVRLPRGVQLTSIGQAYAQTIRKSFNEMIAATTGLFLEKRKRVVRVRASISCAALVIAPRLAQFQSAHPDILVHLTTSIWADRFDEDNLDIDIRYGLGDWKDAHTTHLGHESAVPVCHPEFAKSFGADLSIDRMAQSKVVQIVGSETDWGKLAELHGLEFTAATDWMRTDSSINALQIVMTGEGVTMVLDSFARQYLDQGLLVAPFEYKLPKRRSHYLVVEDRAVQRDEVAIFRNWVMGLYRVGV